GTTGCAGCTCTCACAGGGTTTGTTAAGAATCTCGGACACGACAGAACATCGATTGATGGTTATCTGGTTGTTAACTTTAAAAGCTTTGGGAAACATGTTCTCTTGTTTTGAGTGATTCTTGGCCCTACAAAGGACGATAGTAACACTTGCCAATGGCCATAGAACTTGAGTTCATTTAACAATGGTAGGATATGTCAGACAGAGACACAATGTGGTACAAGCTGAGGCTGTAGATTTAGGCGTTTAACTGCCTGCGTGAAAATGCTTGGCTCACTTGTACCCACCTAGTCCTATTCGTTTTGCCTGTcttgcgcgtgcacacacacacacacaggcatgcacgcccgcacacacacactctgcaaatGCACCAAGTCAGCAAAGAAGAGAGAGTACTTCTGTTTTGTCACATAATGCAGTATGACAATTAAACTTCTAAGTACAGCGACAGCATCATGATGACTGTCTGAGTAGGACCACAAATGCTGCGTCTTTGTTGAGGGCCACATGACATTGATTAAGCCTACATATGATTTGTTAGCTATTTTAGGTGCAGGGGTGCTTGATCCTGTAATTACCAAACACAATTGGATGTTAAGATGAATTTAGCCGTTTTTTTCTGGCTTGACAAGCTGTCATGTTAGAGAGGGTACTTCGCATGATCAGCACTAACTGATATTGCCCTTCATGCCAGTGACTTGAAATGAATAGAGACTTTTCATTATGTTGTCCCGAttcagaagggggggggggagaagttTACAGGTCATGTATATTTGAATATTGAACTCTTTGATGCGCTGATGAGACATCGGTGACTGCCTACAGCTGTATCCTTTTCTTGGTGGACTGATTGTCTTGAGTGTCTCTTacatctctttctgtctctctcgctctctccctcccccttcggctccctcccccttctctccctcccagctGTGAGCCCACATTGTGGCCGGCGGGCATGGTTTTGGAGGGTAGCTCGGAGGCCCTGTGTCCCCCGCCCTCACTGGAGCTGCGCCCGTCCTGCAACAAGAGCCAGCCCTCGCCTCCCCTGGGCTCATGCTCCACGCCCCACGACGGACTCTTCCCCGGGGACAAGGAGCCCGTCAAATACGGGGAGCTCATCGTCTTAGGGTGGGTTTACCTGTCCCTCTGGTGTGTGTGGTGGAGAGGTACGGGGTGGGCGGGTGTTTCTGTGCGTGTTTGCTTATGTGTCTTCAACAGTGGTTAATATGTACAACAGTTGCCCATACCATTCATCTCCTCCCAGACTGTGTTATAAACACCATGCCTTGAGGAAACGTTATTTATATGGACTTATAAGTCTCAGTGGTTGTGTGTACACTCTTAAGCAATCCTTGTCAGTTAGAAGAAACCCCCCTTCCTACCTTCTTTACAAAGCCAAAAAGACTAGCCCTTGCAGCTCCTAGACACACACAGTATCTATCTTTCTTTCCGTTTCAGTGGCTCATAAAAAAAGAGCTCATTTGACTCCCTTACAATGATGCCATTGTAAGAGTCTTGGGGGCAGAATAGGCAAATTACACCCTCAActgccgagagagagagtgagagagggagagagggagagagagagaattgtagACTCATAGAGACACATATCTTACTCACTGCTTACACCATTGATTCATACAGTGATGGTATATAATAATTGTGGATTATGAGTAAGGCTGAATATTCTATGGATTTTATTAAGAGGGAGTGTAATGCCAGCTGCAGACATTTTATGACCCCTATCCAATCATGACATGAGCAGGTAATAGAACATAGGCAGACTAACCCATAGAGGGAAAATTCCCCTCAGAACCCAATGAATCTTTATGGATTGAGATTCAAGCCATTTGTCTCTAGTTTTAAAGGAATACTTTACCCCAAAGTGTGTCACATGTTCACATCTCATAGGTAGTCTAAAGTTGTAGTCTAATTTGTTGTGTAGATCCAACTATATGTATTAGGATAATACATGCAAGCCCCAATCCCAACTGAATGGGAAAGATAGGCTGCCAACTAAtacaaatgtacagtatatttggtTGTATATTGAAGTTTTATATTATGACCCATACTGTACTCAGGCACAATGGTTCCTTGGCCAATGGGGATAAGGGGCGAAGGAGAAGTCGCCTGGCCCTCTACAAGAGACCCAAAGCCAACGGGGTCAAACCTGATGTCATCCACAATGTCTCGACCCCTCTGGTGTCAAAGGTGAGAggtgactgtctaaatcacattAGATTTAGACAGTATTAAACACTATTTAATAACTCAATAAATGTTTACTCATTAACTCTAAAAATGTTCTGAATGCAGGAATGAATAGTACACACTGAATGTACGACTCTGTTTATATAAACGCTTACCACATATGGTACTAATGAATTTCCAAGCAGGCAAAACTTTTGGGATGCCCTTTCCTGAGTAGCTGGCTATATGACCTGGttcctgtatatgtgtgtgttctgcATCGACAGGCCCTCAGCAACAAAAGCCAGCACAGCATCTCTTACACCCTGTCCAGGAGTCACTCGGTCATTGTAGAGTACACTCACgacaccaacacagacatgttTCAGGTGAGTCATCTTTTATATTACCTACACATGACATGCCAAGTCAGCCAGAGCCCCAACACTTCAGCACAACAATGACCTAGAAACTGACAACAGAGTGTGTGCATCCTAAATGACATTTCCTatttagtgctctacttttgaccaggggcccatAGGGGTCAACATCTgtgcattacatagggaataagggTACCGTTTGGGGGCGCACACCATCAGaataggagcgaggagagggttTATTTCCTGTGCGTTAGATAGCAGACTCCCgctctctgctccccctctcctttcGGACAGCGACAGAATGCTCTAGCTGTCTATCTCTCATCCCAGTGATGAATGAAGGAGTCCAAACTCCTGCGGGCAGAATGGATCTGAGGTGCTGCAGGCTCCAGGGCTGCGGTCCCATCTGTtcatctgtctgctctctctctctctctccaaccaggGGCTGTGATGAGGCTGCCATTTTATCTCCTGGCAGCCTGGGAGGAAACAAAACTTGTTTACTGGTATGTTGTGGGCATTTGTCCACAACACACCAGATGATATCCTGACTTCAGTGGGATTGAGTttttctacctccctcctccccaaaGACATGTTTCCACTCATATacactattctattctactctactctattctattctactttaTTCTATAATTCTATTAACCATGAATCTCCCTCTATCTCCTATGTCCTACCTCGCCCTACAGATCGGGCGTTCTACAGAGAGCATGATTGACTTTGTGGTGACGGACACAGCGGGCAGCAGCACCAGTGGTGGTGGCGGTGGGTGGCAGGTCCAGGGGGCGGCAGGCGAGGGGGTCGGAGGAGGGGGGCAGTCGGCCCAGAGCACAATCTCCCGCTACGCGTGCCGCATAATGTGCGAGCGCAACGCCCCTTACACGGCCCGCATCTACGCCGCCGGCTTCGACTCCTCCAAAAACATCTTCCTGGGGGTGAGTCGTGGTGATGGCCACAGCGTGAGTGACAGCATGGGCGACATCACACCCCGACCATGTCATCGCGGTGATGAGCGTCACCATGTGTGAGATACTGTGGAGATTGATTGAAGTCCGGGAGGAAATGGCGGTGTGGTGTGTAGGAGTTGTTAGTGGGTGTGTGAATGTTTGTCATGTGGTCTTCTTCTTGGGCAATATTTATTTGAGGTGTATATTCATACACAAATTACCCGTCTGTACTGGACAAACAAATTAGCAATCTCTTGTCCCCctcctacgcacacacacacacacgcacacgcacgcacacgcacacgcacacgcacacacacacacacacacacacacacacacacacacacacacacacacacacacacacacacacacacattccactgGTGCGTCTTCTTCGTCTTAGGGCTATTGCCTCTCATTGGCTGGTTGGCCCAGCGCCTAACCACAAAAACAGCCCTGGCCGCACTTTGTTTAGAGATAAGACTATCAATGGTAAATATCAATAGACACACGTCCGGGACGGCCAGGCCGCATTTGCTTTCAGGCTCTGAGGGCCACAGCTTTTTTAATGGATTGGATTTATGACAGCATTGTTGGATTCTATACACACACATTTGCACAAGCTGCAGAGAAATGGGAATTATGGGAATCAAGGAGCCGTGATTAAATTGATTTGtgtgcagtggtgggaaaagtactcaattgtcatacttgagtaaaagtaaagattccttaatagaaaatgactcaagtaaaagtgaaagtctaccagtaaaatactacttgagtaaaagtatgaaagtatctggttttaaatgtacttaagtacagtgatggaaaaagtactcaattgtcatactagagtaaaagtaaatgctagacttcaaattccttatgttatgtaaaccagatggcacaattgtcTTAATTtacggacagccaggggcacactccaacactcagacatcatttacaaatgcagtatttgtgtttagtgagtccgccagatcataggcagtagggatgacaacgtGTTATATTGATagatgtgtgaattggacaatatTGCTGTCCTTCCtgagcatttgaaatgtaacaagtacttttgagtgtcaagAAAATGTATGGGAATAAAAAGGTACATAgcttctttaggaatgtagtggagtaaaaagttgtcaaaaatataaatagtacagatacacacatacagtatgtcgtTTATTGGGGTATATGAGTGACGTGTGTGTTAGAGCTGGGAATTGCCAGCgacctcacgatacaatattatcacgatattatcacgataccatattatcacgataccatattatcacgataccatattatcacgatacttcggcgccgatacgatatgtattgtgatGCTCACGATTCTCACAattctgtatgtactgtattatgATTCAATACcttgattttattgcgatttgatgtccCAAACATATTTCTCACCATACGGTATGTCTGCTGTagggggacaagagagagccataagaaaatgagtgttgatcagtcatggaaataaaagtgctgaaaacaaaacaaattatAAAGAAGAtgaagaacaagctatgaaggaaaaatactggagttttggtgccgctacagccaactagtgcaaaaataatattgcgatattgtcaaaataaatatcccgatatgtaactgtatcaatTTTTCCCCCCCGTCAAACTCTTCTGTCTTTATCTGTGTGCAAGTATGTGCACAtacgcgtgtgtttgtgtgtgtgcgtgtgcttgccCGCATATGTGCATGGGAGTGTGAGTGTTTGCTGAAAACCACTCCAATCAGCAAACACAACAATACACTGCATTAAAATTACAGTGCAGTGGTCCAGTGCAGTGAAGTAGAGGGGGGTTGCTTGTGTTTGATCCATTCTGGCAGAGGCACTCAGTTCCCCCCTTCTCCCTGTCTTCCCCCATCCCCCTCGCCCATACAGGGAATGAGTTATCGAAGGGGTTCTGCGAGATGAACATGGAGTgtaaatggagaaagagagagagttggcaagggagagatggggaggccatttgggggggggggggggggggtgaagggagagagagagggagggagaggggccaTTGTCATTGTGGAAGACATTGGAGGCAGGAGTCCAGCTGTACTCATCTCCATCGATGGGAGTCGGCCCTAGGGTCAGAGTCAGACACACTGTACTGCCACACCGCCAGTCTGCCACTGACCTCCACTAGCATTTGATTATGAGGGGCAGGAATGGCGGCCATATTGGATTAGATTAAGGAAGGTGGTAATGTTTTTGAAACGATTGACTGGTCAATGTGCGTCGTGTGCCAACAGTGACCAAGGGCAATGACAGGATAGTTCATATACCATACACAGTTATGATATACTTACATATGCTTTAGTGAATATCACACAAGAAATAAGAGTTTATTCTGAAAATGGTTTCGTTGACTACAGATATACAACAAAATGATGGCATCGATGACAATTATAGCATGACATCACATGCAACCTTGTGACACTACAAAGACAAACGAATAGGACAGTGTGTCCACGTTGTGACATCGTCATGAGATAACATCCGGATGACTAACCTAACCCCACCACAGAGACTTGTATAATTAATCTTAGCATCATAGCATGTGGCCGGTGCGCGGCTATGCAAAGAATACAGGGGAGAAACCTCAGAGCCCTCAATAGCTTAAGAGCTGCTAGCTGCTGTCAATGAAGCGAAGGCTGAATAACCTCCGCACGGCTCCCTCCTCTAtaactggcacacacacaatgtccTTGGCAGATAGCGGAGTCAGGCAGGCAGCTCGGCCCACTGCTActgtggaggtggagagggagagagggatggagagagagtgtgatggatggagagagagagcgagagagagagagagggggatggagaaagagagtttATTCAAAATATTAGGACATAAATGTTCTGAAAGGCTTACACAATAACACTGGTTGAATGGCTTGTAGTCATGCCTGCTTTGAAATGTATGCCCACTGACAGAAAATATCATAACACTGCCACTGCAGGAACTGAATGCCCTGCAATGTTTATGTGTGCTTGTGCATCGCTGTGTGTTAGTCAGTGTAGTAGTCCTACTCTGGTCTAAATATAGCAGTGCAGAAAAGCAATGTTAGctgtttattttctctctctctctctctctctcttactctctttctgcctcttccTCCCCTTCTACCCCCTTCTCTCTTTTTATCTTTCTCTGCTTTTATCCATCACTATCCCTCACcttggctctctgtctgtctgtttgtgtgcggGTCTCCCAGGAGCGGGCTGCCAAATGGCGAACGTCAGACGGCTTGATGGACGGCCTGACCACCAATGGCGTGCTGGTGATGCACCCGGCGGGAGATTTTGTGTCGGAACCGGCGCCAGGCGTGTGGCGGGAGATCTCGGTGTGCGGGAACGTCTTCGCCCTGCGGGAGACGCGCTCGGCCCAACAGAGGGGAAAATTGGTGAGGGGGAGGTCGTCATCAGTGGGATGGGAAATAAAGCCTCAAACCTGTCTGGTTATCAGGACTACTGTTATGTCTGGAGTTATCTGAAGGACACTGAGATTACACTATCCAACTATGAATGATAATTGATGATATTTTATGAGTAAAATAATTGATCAAGGAAACATTATCTCATTATCAAGGCGATcacatgtgtgtgtacagtatatgtgtatatatatatatatatttttttttttctacattgtagaataatagtgaagacatcaaaactatgaaataacacatatgaaatcatgtaataaccaaaaaaaagtgttaagcaaatcaaaatatattttatatttgagattcttcaaagtagccaccctttgccttgatgacagctttgcacactcttggcattctctcaaccagcttcctgaggtagtcacctggaatgcatttcaattaattaactgtctgtctgtctgtctgaggggttaaATCAAGGACTCCACAGTCAGGCTAAACATCTGATGAGCTTTAGAGTTTCCCAACTATGAGTTATGAATGATGTTTTGTGAATCAATCATTAAAGTTTGATTCGATTCTTGATGGTATGCGACAGGGTAGGATGATCACAGTGCCATAAAGTGGTCGTAGGATAGGGAAACAGAAAAAAACAAGTCAAATGCACAGAAAAAGGAAACAATGTATGCAAATAGTTATGCTTTGACAGCTACAGTTTTGTCTGTATCTGTTTACGAATCCTCCCCTTAATCCTCCTCCCCACCCCGTTTCTCTCCAGGTGGAGAACGAGTCCAACACCCTGCAGGACGGCTCTCTGATTGACCTGTGCGGCGCCACCCTCCTGTGGCGTACCCCGACGGGCCTGCGCCGCACCCCCACCCTCAAGCAGCTGGAGTCTCTCCGCCAGGAGCTGAATGCCGCCCGGCCCCAGTGCCCCGTGGGTTTCAACACCCTGGCCTTCCCCAGCCTGGCCCGGCGAGAGATTGTTGACAAGAAGCAGCCCTGGGTCTATGTCAACTGTGGTCACGTGCACGGCTACCACAACTGGGGCTACCGGAAAGACAAGGGCCACAACGTGGGCCTCGGGGGGACGGCTCCGGCGAGTACCGGGGAGAGGGAGTGCCCCATGTGCCGGCGCGTGGGCCCCTACGTGCCCCTGTGGCTTGGCTGCGAGGGTGGGCTGTACCTGGACGCTGGGCCACCGACGCACGCCTTCTGCCCCTGCGGCCACGTGTGCTCTGAAAAAACTGTGGCGGGCTGGAGCCAAATCCCGCTGCCGCACGGAACGCACGCCTTCCACGCCGCATGCCCCTTCTGCGGCACCTGGCTGACTGGCGAGCAGGGGCACATCAAACTCATCTTTCAGGGGCCCGTCGACTGAGGCTGGAGCTGAGTGGCTGAGATAGGGGGCAGGGTAGAGGGAAGGTGGACTGGGGAAATGTCTAAAAGGACTGTCTATAAGGAAAAGTGAAGGGACAAGAATAGCAAAGACTGTCGAAATGACGATGGACTGAACTGAAGAAAAGAGGCAAACGTGATGCAAGTAGATGATGCATAAATGGCATTTGAGTTGTATTTGGGGAAGATGTAAATAAAAGGTGTTGAAATGAATACGTGACTGGTGTATGGTGATCTTTGGAATACTGATTGTAGGTAAAAAAGCGTGTCATCCGACGCATAGTTTCATCATTAGATGTGATTTCAATATTTGAAAATGTGAAATTCATGGTGAACTGGTTATTGTTTCAGTTAATCCAGATGAATCAGATCTCATGATAAAACCATCCATTGTATCATTATGTTTATAGATCTAAAACAAGTGATGGGTTTTGAGCACTTGATTCCCCATTGACTCCATGTTAGAGCTAGATCTGCAAACTGTTTCTATCCGGTGATTGACTCCTTAGATCGGATTCATCTTAATTCCTACACCAGGTCTAACCAAAAACAGTTAATTGATGACGTGATTGCCATCCACTTGAGGAAACCTATCCAGTGAGGTCTGATTTTAACCTTTGTCAGggtccagctctctgtctcccctgagGAGCGTCTGGTACCCAGCTCCCAGTCTGCAGCGCCGCCACCAACACCAACGCTATAAATAACTCACTCAAGGTCACCAgcgccccaccaccaccacagggccacgacaggagaagagagggatggatggagggtggggggagggagggaggacgaaGGACAATGGGTCAGTTTAGTAATGAGATTCCACATACTGTAGGTCAGGTCAAAGAGCACATCACACTCTCAAAATCAGTACAAATTGCATTGGAATTATTTTAAATAATGGCCTAATTCTAAGCCTGAAATGCTATATATTTAGACCAATGTCTGAGTGAAAATTATGTATTTGCCATATATCACACAATCATACAGTAGCGCCATTGAATTCAACATACAATATGAATTTTTTTTGTACACATGTTCCGGCAATTCTCCATTGTAATGACTTCTAGCTTTATCATTATGTGATGCAAATAGCGCTGGAATGGGATTAGCTGGTATGTTTTTGCTGAGAGGGTCTTCTTACTGCAGACACTGTGCCGACTGCAGCAGTAGTCCTAAGAGGGATGTCTGCAGTACTTTATAgactgaataaaataaaaaaagagccAGCATTTCCCTGCCCACAGCGCAAAACACTCCTCCCCAGCAATATGTGAATTATTCCATTTGAAACATCTCCATATTGAACGCATTCCTTCATACTCATGCGGTGTCAGAGTAGAGTACACCTTTAGATGAGAAGCTGCCTGGGTCTTCTTCAGTCtgactgtttatttatttttgtgtgtgtgtgtgtgtgtgtgtgtgtggatgatacAAGTCAAGGACAAAGTAGAGATGACAGGCAGGCTGCGAGGCAGATACTGGATGTGTTCAGGGTACTGAGCGACCACATGCAGAGGAGACGCACTAGCTGACATGGACTTGTACGTATAAAcacgcacacattcacacacctAACAACGCCGGCGCACTGATAATACACAGTACATGGTGGAAATAAAGGGACAGTTCACCCATGTTGACATtgat
The DNA window shown above is from Salvelinus alpinus chromosome 31, SLU_Salpinus.1, whole genome shotgun sequence and carries:
- the peli3 gene encoding E3 ubiquitin-protein ligase pellino homolog 1 translates to MVLEGSSEALCPPPSLELRPSCNKSQPSPPLGSCSTPHDGLFPGDKEPVKYGELIVLGHNGSLANGDKGRRRSRLALYKRPKANGVKPDVIHNVSTPLVSKALSNKSQHSISYTLSRSHSVIVEYTHDTNTDMFQIGRSTESMIDFVVTDTAGSSTSGGGGGWQVQGAAGEGVGGGGQSAQSTISRYACRIMCERNAPYTARIYAAGFDSSKNIFLGERAAKWRTSDGLMDGLTTNGVLVMHPAGDFVSEPAPGVWREISVCGNVFALRETRSAQQRGKLVENESNTLQDGSLIDLCGATLLWRTPTGLRRTPTLKQLESLRQELNAARPQCPVGFNTLAFPSLARREIVDKKQPWVYVNCGHVHGYHNWGYRKDKGHNVGLGGTAPASTGERECPMCRRVGPYVPLWLGCEGGLYLDAGPPTHAFCPCGHVCSEKTVAGWSQIPLPHGTHAFHAACPFCGTWLTGEQGHIKLIFQGPVD